TAGCCTGCTGACCTCTTTGGGAAGATGGGAACCAAATATAACAATAGGCCCTGGGCTATTTTTGTTTGGGCTATTTCTTTAGGGTCTGTGAAGGGTAATTAAGATAGCCTGATGTGACTGCAAGTTTTGTTAAGCATCATATAACCAAGTCCACATCTCTACTGGAAAAAGCAACTAATCAAAAAAAGGAATTAGACGGAATCAGATGTGATCTCTGCAAAAGTAAGGAGATTCACTGAGGGCATCTTACATGAAATTAATGGTCCAAATAAAAACTAAATGGGAATTAATTAAGGAAACCAGTCAGTGAACATGTCCTTACTTGCAATTAGAAATTCAGTAAGATTGTTAACTCACCCTCAAATTTAAATTCTGGAAACTTGGTTAGATCTCCCTCACCGTACGCCCGTTGAAGTCTAGCAAGGGATTCATTCATGTCTTTCTGAAACTCAGGGCCTGCATCAACAGGCCCTCCAGCTTGcctaaaaaacattaaaagttcTGATTAACAATTCAGTTCTGGAGTTTCTTGTGGAAGTTCTACATTTTCATGGCCATTTATGAATTAAAAACCTTTCTGACAACCAACTAAAGCAAACCATATAAAATATTTCCGAAAGTCAAGATACGACACACTTTAGGGCCTACTTACCTTACACATAAACAAGGTTCTCAGGGTAAAGTACAGACTTTCTACTATGGGTGATGAAAATCCAAGCTACGGAGCTAGCCTTTTGAGACATAAAACTGCACTGAGTATCCAGGCTTTCAGCGCTCTTAGTTTCACTTGTTCCAGGTGTGCTTTCCTAACAAAATTGTGATTTGTACCTCTGCTATTTCTGAATTGGTTCTTGGTTAGTAAAGCTAAACTGTTCTTGCAAAGAGAATGTGTTTTGAATActgaacaagcaaaaaacccaagagaCAGAGCACCTTGCATTCATATGGATTCAGACAGGAATTTCTTGGGATACAAATACAACTAAAATAGTAACTCCTTAAATTATCAATGTTCAGTTGTACCAACACAGATATCATTTATGATTGGTAAAGCCACCAAAAATATGCCTCCCTACACAGGCTAGTTTGTAGATGTGGAAACAGACATCTTCCTCCACTAGAACTAAGTAGTGGCTTATTTCATTCCCAAGAATAATTCCCAAGAATAAACTACATAGATTTACTATAGTTTTAGTTTCCTGTTAAGTACTTCATTCAAAACGTTACAAGAATCTAAGATTCCATGATGTTTAATGGATCAGCCTCACAGTTCCATTAATTCTCAATTGCTTTTGGAGGCTATTTCCATTCAGCTTCTGGAAACAAGGCTGAAGAATAGCCGTTTTCCCCAGACAaaaaaaaggggcttttttttccccccccctatTTACAGAGCACATAGATGGGTAAAAATTAACATACTGGTATGTTCACGTAGTATGCAAAAAAACTTAACTGAGTGCCTTAACTCCCCAAGAAGAATGACATCagctttacttcttttttttttttttttttttttaagaggaaagaatGAACAGTTTCTGTCAGGTACACAAGAACAAGCCTTCTCACTTGTGCCACTATCAATAAGTGTTGCAGGAAAGCATAACTTAAGTATTTAGAGACCAACCTACAAAGCTAGCATATTTTAGCATTTGTCAAAATCaaaatttttcccccttttaccaTGAGtcctaaaataatttcctttactCACTTGCTCTTTGTGTTGTATTCTCTGATCTTGTCCAAGAAGAGCTTCTGAACTGGATCGAGCTCTTTTGTCTTATTAAAGACAATAGCAGAAAGCCCTATGTTTCTGCGCAAGTGAATGGAAACAGCAGAGcgaaaaatggaagaaagtcgCAGAATCTGGTGCAGAATCATGATGCCACTCTTttagcgaaaaaaaaaaaaagccaaaagagaaaCACATAATTAGTTAGCTCCTTCCTCAATGTAAATGCGTAAAGAAGTAAAAATTCAGAGATGAGCTTTCAACCAGAAAGGACATTTAAACCAGAACGCGACCCGGGGCGAAACCTCGAGGGCCACCCACCCACGCCGAGGGGCGCCGTTCCACCGCGCACTGCGACCGACCTCGCTCCCATCGCCACCGGGACACGCGGGGAATTTCAGCTTTTGCCTTGTTTAAGGAAAAAGTAACAACTTTaacccagccaaagccagcagcagcaccgcccgcccgctcccccgcctCTGCCTCCGTCTCACCCCCCCGGGAaccccccgcgggcggcggggccggaagGCGCCGTTAGGCCCAAGGCCCGGGCATCCCAACCGCAAACCGACGGGGGAGGAGCCGCCCTCGGCACCCACCGgtgccgcggggccgccccggcccaGCTCCGGTCACCTTGGGAGAgacgccgccgccaccgccgccgcgggtccgtcccgccccgccccgcccccccgcgcaaTGCACGCTGGGAagccgccccctccgcgcggccccgTGCCGCCACAGCGCTGAGCCCCGCGGCCGCGCACGGGGGTCCCCGGAGCCACCCGGCCGCAGGGCCCCCCTGAgctgcccgccgcggggcggaGAGAGCGCGGGAAAAGCCCACCACCCACCGTTCCCGCCGGAAGTAGGCGATACGCTTCCGGGTGAGGGGAAAGGGTTCGGAGTGACAGGCGCcacagccccgcccccgcccgcggaTTGGCGGCGCGCGGGGGCCGCCGGGAGCTGTAGTTCCCGCCCCTGCGCGGGGGGTGGCGGTGTCGgcgcgccctccccgcccgggccCGCGCTGGGCCGCGCTGCCCAATCCCGAGCGCGCGACGGCCTCctcagggcggcggcggcgggacccgcTGGAGCTGCgagggccgcggccggcgggaggTGTCGTGCGGCCGCTCCGCTCGGAGCCGGGGCGGCGGACGGCGGTGGCGGCGGGTGAGCGCGGCGCGGCCTGGCCCGGCGGCCCGGCCCGTGTTTTGTTTCCGTTTCTCCCCGGCGCTGCGAGTCTCATTTCCGTTTCGGGTTCAAACAACGACGAGGcgccgcggggaggaggagggggggaagcgggcggggtggcggggggagaaCCGGGGCCTTGCGGGGAGGAGCGGCCTCGCCCGGCCGCGGGTCTGCGCCGGCCGCTGGCCTGGCTgcggcggcgcccgcccgccggagGGCCCGTGGCGGCGGCCCGACGGCCGGAGGAGCGGGCTGGGGCGCCCCGTCCCGAGGGGCCTCGGCGCCGCCGGGTCAGGTCGCCGCCCGCCGGCCACCCCGCGGGCGGGAAATGGAGCcgccggctgcggcggggcgcggggaagGGCCCCTCGGGCAGCGCGGCGGAGCTGGCGCGCCGGAGGCGGGAGGCGGGTGAAGTCCTCCCGCCGCAGGGCCTGCGGTGGCGGCTGGGAGCGAGTCAGGCAGTCCGACCCAAGGTCCGTGAGCCCTCTCCGGGGCGTACAGGCCGATGTCCGCTCGTAAAAACTTATTTTGGGTGAAAACGTAAGAGGGTGTTTGGCATCTCACGTCGCTTGCTTCCTGGCGTTCGGCCAGGTGCGTGCTGCACGACCATCTTCTCCCAGTTCGGATTTATTTTCTAACTTCTAACTGTTGATAAGGAAGGAAAACACTTGAAATCTGGCATGACTCCACCCCGTTTAGTGGTCCCCTGTCTTTGTCTTAAATCCCAACTGGCTGATCACTTGCAAAAGCTGATCTGTAAAGGATAGGGTGTCTGTTTGTGGTGGTATTTCCCAATCCGAATGGTAAGAGGGATGGGTAGTACCAAATGTTCCGTGAACAACTGAACCACCAGAGCATCTTGGGAGCACAAATATTTCCAGCGATTGGGCTTCAGTATCGCTTGATGATGCGTATGGGCTCCAGTAGTTGCCCCCACTTCACAATTGCCTGATAGGATAACAGACACTAATTCTGGTAGTAGAGTTTGTCCCTCTATCATGATGGGCTTGTTACATGCTTAATTCCATGTGttccagggaaaagaaaacatagaTCTTAACAGAACAATGGGGTTTCTCCCCTGACTGCAAATGCCAAACTGTAAAAGATACTGGAATGGCACTGGGCTattgtgcaggggaaaaaaggctcTGTTAACAGGTGCCTTCTCTTACGCTAGTGGAGGTCTGTGTCGGGCACTATGGTCAGATTCCTTCTAGGATAACAGGTAAGCCTTAGGGCTTTTTatgttgaaggaaaaataaaaacaaacagcaatcAGTAGGCTGTAActtccacaaatcaagcacagtTTTATATGTTCCTCCAAACAACTGCTGCTGTTGTGGTATTCCTGCCACGTTGACCCTCCTAGCGAACCAGGCTGTTTGAGTTCTCTTGTTTCTCAGTAGCCTTCAGGGAAGGCTCAGGAAGCTTAGTCCCATCTGAACCTATGTACACTTTCAATCTCTGCATCATCCTGTAGCCACAAATTCTGCTAGACTTGGTGTGAAATGTTTATATCATAAGGAGTCTCTCTATTCTAGCATAGGAAAGAGTGAATAATTTTCCCCATTAGGTTTCTCTAAACTGTTAATGACTTTACATGTTTTCATgttattcttcctctttccaccCGTCATCTCCCTTTCTTGTATCTGTGCTCAATGGAAcagtctttcttcctctttctgtacCTCCTGTCTGTGCTTGTGCTCCCCTCTCCTACCTCCCCAGGGTAACCAGAAATATAGTAAAGCTTACGAGATGCAACCGCAA
This genomic interval from Calonectris borealis chromosome 1, bCalBor7.hap1.2, whole genome shotgun sequence contains the following:
- the ATP5PF gene encoding ATP synthase peripheral stalk subunit F6, mitochondrial; this encodes MILHQILRLSSIFRSAVSIHLRRNIGLSAIVFNKTKELDPVQKLFLDKIREYNTKSKQAGGPVDAGPEFQKDMNESLARLQRAYGEGDLTKFPEFKFEEPNFEETPK